From one Bacteroides eggerthii genomic stretch:
- a CDS encoding AMP-binding protein, protein MLYERTLGQWLEHWAATTPDKEYIVYSDRNLRFTWSQFNRRVDDMAKGLIAIGVERGTHVGIWAANVPDWLTLLYACAKIGAVYVTVNTNYKQAELEYLCENSDMHTLCIVNGEKDSDFVQMTYTMLPELKTCQRGHLKSERFPYMKNVIYVGQEKHRGMYNTSEILLLGDNIEDTRLEELKNQVDCHDVVNMQYTSGTTGFPKGVMLTHYNITNNGFLTGEHMKFTADDKLCCCVPLFHCFGVVLATMNCLTHGCTQVMVERFNPLVVLASIHKERCTALYGVPTMFIAELHHPMFDLFDMSCLRTGIMAGSLCPVELMKQVEEKMYMKVTSVYGLTEAAPGMTATRIDDPFDVRCNTVGRDFEHTEVKVIDPETGEECPTGVQGEMCNRGYNTMKGYYKNPQATAEVIDKNGFLHSGDLGVKDEDGNYRITGRIKDMIIRGGENIYPREIEEFLYQLEGVKDVQVAGIPSKKYGEAVGAFIIQHEGADLHESDVRDFCIGKISRYKIPKYIFFVKEFPMTGSGKIQKFKLKDLGLQLCKEQGIEII, encoded by the coding sequence CAACCTGCGCTTCACTTGGAGCCAGTTCAACCGCAGGGTAGACGACATGGCAAAAGGACTTATCGCTATCGGCGTGGAACGGGGAACACACGTGGGCATCTGGGCGGCAAATGTGCCGGACTGGCTGACCCTGCTGTACGCCTGCGCCAAAATAGGCGCCGTCTACGTAACGGTAAACACCAATTACAAACAAGCCGAACTGGAATACCTGTGCGAGAACTCGGATATGCACACGCTCTGCATCGTCAACGGCGAAAAAGACAGCGACTTCGTGCAGATGACCTATACCATGCTGCCGGAATTGAAAACCTGCCAGCGCGGACATCTGAAGAGCGAACGCTTCCCCTACATGAAGAATGTAATCTACGTAGGACAGGAGAAGCACAGGGGGATGTACAACACCTCCGAAATCCTGCTCCTGGGAGACAATATCGAAGACACCCGGCTGGAAGAACTGAAAAACCAGGTTGACTGCCACGATGTGGTAAACATGCAGTACACCTCAGGCACCACCGGTTTCCCGAAAGGTGTAATGCTCACCCACTACAACATCACCAACAACGGATTTCTCACCGGTGAGCACATGAAATTCACCGCTGACGACAAACTGTGCTGCTGCGTGCCCCTGTTCCACTGCTTCGGCGTGGTGCTTGCCACGATGAACTGCCTCACTCATGGCTGTACACAAGTCATGGTGGAACGTTTCAACCCTCTGGTGGTTCTTGCTTCGATACACAAGGAACGCTGTACGGCACTCTACGGCGTGCCTACGATGTTCATTGCCGAGCTGCACCACCCCATGTTCGACCTCTTTGACATGTCCTGCCTGCGCACAGGCATCATGGCGGGCTCCCTCTGCCCTGTGGAACTGATGAAGCAGGTGGAAGAAAAGATGTATATGAAAGTGACCAGCGTCTACGGCCTGACGGAAGCTGCCCCCGGCATGACCGCCACACGCATTGACGACCCATTTGATGTGCGTTGCAACACCGTAGGGCGCGACTTTGAACATACTGAGGTGAAAGTTATCGATCCGGAAACCGGCGAGGAGTGTCCGACAGGCGTTCAAGGTGAAATGTGCAACCGCGGCTACAACACCATGAAAGGTTACTATAAGAACCCGCAAGCCACAGCCGAGGTTATCGACAAAAACGGTTTCCTACACTCCGGCGACTTGGGTGTAAAAGACGAAGACGGCAACTACCGCATCACCGGACGCATCAAGGATATGATTATACGCGGCGGGGAGAATATCTATCCGCGCGAAATCGAAGAGTTCCTCTATCAGTTGGAAGGCGTAAAAGACGTGCAAGTAGCCGGTATTCCCTCCAAAAAGTACGGCGAGGCGGTCGGCGCGTTCATCATCCAGCACGAAGGAGCAGACCTGCACGAGTCGGATGTACGCGACTTCTGCATTGGGAAAATCTCCCGGTACAAGATTCCCAAATACATATTCTTCGTAAAAGAGTTCCCCATGACAGGGAGCGGCAAGATACAGAAGTTCAAGCTGAAAGACCTGGGACTGCAACTCTGCAAGGAACAGGGAATTGAAATCATTTAG
- a CDS encoding S-ribosylhomocysteine lyase — translation MKKIPSFTIDHIRLLRGIYVSRKDEVNGEVITTFDIRMKEPNREPALGQGALHTIEHLAATYLRNEPQWQDKIIYWGPMGCLTGNYLLMKGDLQPEDIVPLMQDTFRFVAGYEGEVPGAAPQDCGNYLLHDLPMAKWESAKYLHEVLEQMTEANMRYPEK, via the coding sequence ATGAAGAAAATTCCCAGCTTTACCATTGACCACATCCGCCTGTTGCGCGGTATTTACGTATCACGCAAGGATGAAGTGAACGGAGAAGTTATCACGACTTTTGATATCCGTATGAAAGAGCCCAACCGCGAACCGGCATTGGGACAAGGCGCCCTGCACACTATCGAGCATCTGGCGGCCACCTACCTGCGCAACGAGCCGCAATGGCAGGACAAGATTATTTATTGGGGACCTATGGGTTGTCTCACAGGCAATTATCTGTTGATGAAGGGCGATTTGCAACCAGAGGATATTGTGCCTCTGATGCAAGATACCTTCCGCTTTGTTGCCGGATATGAAGGAGAAGTGCCCGGTGCCGCTCCGCAGGACTGTGGTAATTATTTGCTTCACGACCTGCCAATGGCAAAATGGGAGTCTGCCAAGTATCTGCATGAGGTGCTGGAACAGATGACGGAAGCCAACATGCGTTACCCGGAAAAATAA
- a CDS encoding 5'-methylthioadenosine/adenosylhomocysteine nucleosidase — protein sequence MTIGVISAMDSEHRQLVERLQEKKVADYGHLHYVEGLLGGNHVILTQCGIGKVNAAVGATELIRRFAPDCIISTGVAGGIDACLKVMDVVVSERLVYHDVWCGEGNEYGQVQGLPAAYEGCASLLEHALSLNNAGPESRICKGLICTGDRFITDRAELGAIKHRFPAGLAVDMESAAIAQVCHLYGIPFLSFRIISDTPGVEDHSAQYADFWGTMAERSFLSTWAFLSTLPDSL from the coding sequence ATGACGATAGGTGTTATCAGCGCAATGGATAGCGAACATCGCCAATTGGTGGAGCGTTTGCAGGAGAAGAAAGTGGCGGATTACGGTCATTTGCACTATGTTGAAGGTTTGCTTGGCGGTAATCATGTGATACTTACGCAGTGCGGTATCGGAAAGGTGAATGCAGCGGTGGGCGCAACGGAACTGATACGCCGTTTCGCTCCGGATTGTATCATCAGCACCGGTGTGGCGGGCGGTATCGATGCTTGTCTCAAGGTGATGGATGTGGTGGTGAGCGAACGTTTGGTCTACCATGATGTGTGGTGTGGCGAGGGGAATGAATATGGACAGGTGCAAGGGCTTCCTGCCGCGTACGAAGGGTGCGCTTCCTTGTTGGAACACGCTTTGTCCCTGAATAATGCCGGGCCGGAAAGCCGCATTTGCAAAGGGTTGATTTGTACCGGTGACCGCTTCATCACCGACCGCGCCGAGCTGGGTGCCATCAAGCACCGTTTTCCTGCCGGTCTTGCGGTCGATATGGAGTCTGCAGCCATTGCGCAAGTGTGCCATTTGTACGGCATTCCTTTCCTTAGCTTCCGCATCATCAGTGACACGCCGGGAGTGGAGGACCATTCTGCGCAATACGCCGATTTTTGGGGGACAATGGCAGAGCGTTCATTCCTCTCGACCTGGGCTTTCCTTTCCACTCTGCCCGATAGCTTGTAA
- a CDS encoding YfhO family protein produces MIKKTLPDLIAILAFILISFAYFFPADIEGRILFQHDTAAGAGAGQEAKEYYEQTGERTRWTNSLFGGMPTYQIAPSYDSTAPLQWTQKVYQLFLPGYVNLTFILMLGFYILLRVFGIPVWLAGLGGIMWAFSSYFFILISAGHIWKFITLAYIPPTIAGIVLAYRGKLLAGGILTALFIALQIMSNHVQMSYYFLFVILFIVGAYFEDAWRNKTLPKFFKASAVVFVAALIGVAANLSNLYHTYTYSKETMRGKSELVETGDAAKQTSSGLDRDYITNWSYGIGETWTLLVPNFKGGSSSAPLSQSETAMEKANPVYSSLYNSFPQYFGDQPWTAGPVYVGSFVLFLFVLGCFIVKGPLKWALLGATFFSIVLAWGKNFMPLTDFFIDYIPMYNKFRAVSSILVIAEFTIPLLAIFALKHVLDEPGIWKKYKKAFGISLALTAGVALLLAVAPGSLGSGFVPAQETQMLQNAVDRQMIPANELSGILANLAEMRGALVSADALRSFIIICIGCALLWLHATGKLRQSLTVAGIAVLCLADMWTVNKRYLHDDQFVPRSIQTETFNKTKTDELILQDTDPNYRVLNFATDTFNENTTSYWHKNIGGYHAAKLRRYQEMIERHISPEMQAAYQAIAAAGGEMDSVDASKFRVLNMLNTKYFIFPAGQQGQTAPVLNPYANGNAWFVKNVQYVDNANQEIDALKSILPAETAVVDVRFKDVLKGTADAYKDSLSTIHLTSYEPNRLVYETENAGDGIAVFSEIYYPDGWQATIDGQAAELGRADYILRTMYVPAGKHTIEMRFDPKSLHVTESIAYGALALLVIGIIAAVLIARKKAA; encoded by the coding sequence ATGATAAAAAAGACCCTTCCCGATTTGATTGCTATCCTGGCATTCATCCTGATTTCTTTCGCTTACTTCTTCCCGGCGGATATAGAAGGACGCATCCTGTTCCAACATGATACTGCCGCCGGAGCCGGAGCCGGACAGGAGGCCAAAGAATATTACGAACAGACAGGCGAACGCACCCGCTGGACCAATTCCCTCTTCGGCGGAATGCCTACTTATCAGATCGCGCCATCCTACGACTCTACCGCACCGCTGCAATGGACGCAGAAAGTATACCAGCTCTTTCTTCCCGGCTACGTCAACCTGACGTTTATCCTCATGCTGGGTTTCTACATCCTCCTGCGGGTATTCGGCATACCGGTGTGGCTGGCGGGACTGGGCGGCATCATGTGGGCTTTTTCGTCCTACTTCTTCATCCTGATTTCCGCAGGACACATCTGGAAGTTCATCACCCTTGCCTACATCCCACCCACAATAGCGGGCATTGTACTTGCCTACCGGGGCAAGCTGCTGGCCGGCGGCATCCTGACAGCCCTCTTCATCGCCCTGCAAATCATGTCGAACCATGTGCAAATGTCCTACTACTTCCTGTTTGTCATCCTGTTCATCGTAGGAGCATACTTTGAAGATGCATGGCGAAACAAGACACTCCCCAAATTCTTCAAAGCAAGTGCCGTAGTGTTTGTCGCAGCCCTTATCGGTGTGGCAGCCAATCTTTCCAACCTCTACCACACCTATACGTACAGCAAAGAGACCATGCGCGGCAAGAGCGAGCTGGTAGAAACCGGCGATGCCGCCAAGCAGACCAGCAGCGGACTGGACCGCGACTACATCACCAACTGGAGTTACGGCATCGGCGAAACATGGACACTGCTCGTCCCCAATTTCAAAGGCGGCTCCTCCTCCGCCCCCCTCAGCCAAAGCGAAACCGCCATGGAGAAAGCCAACCCGGTGTACAGCAGCCTGTACAACTCGTTCCCGCAGTACTTCGGCGACCAGCCTTGGACAGCAGGACCTGTCTATGTAGGCTCATTCGTGTTGTTCCTTTTCGTTCTGGGCTGCTTCATCGTGAAAGGCCCTCTGAAATGGGCATTGCTGGGAGCAACTTTCTTCTCGATTGTTCTGGCATGGGGCAAGAACTTCATGCCACTGACGGATTTCTTCATCGACTATATCCCGATGTATAACAAGTTTCGTGCCGTATCGTCCATTCTTGTCATAGCGGAATTCACCATTCCCCTACTGGCAATCTTTGCCTTGAAACACGTATTGGACGAACCCGGAATATGGAAAAAATATAAGAAAGCGTTCGGCATCAGTCTGGCACTGACCGCCGGCGTGGCATTGCTGCTCGCTGTGGCTCCGGGCAGCCTCGGTTCGGGCTTTGTGCCTGCACAAGAAACGCAGATGCTGCAAAACGCCGTCGACCGCCAGATGATACCCGCCAACGAACTGTCCGGGATTCTCGCCAACCTTGCCGAAATGCGGGGCGCACTTGTCAGCGCCGATGCACTGCGGAGCTTCATCATCATCTGTATCGGATGCGCGCTGCTTTGGCTTCATGCAACGGGCAAGTTACGCCAATCTCTGACCGTTGCCGGAATCGCAGTGCTCTGCCTGGCCGACATGTGGACAGTAAACAAACGCTACCTCCACGACGACCAGTTCGTCCCCCGTTCCATCCAGACAGAAACATTCAACAAGACCAAGACCGACGAACTGATCCTGCAAGACACAGATCCGAACTATCGCGTACTGAACTTCGCCACCGACACATTCAACGAGAATACCACTTCTTACTGGCATAAGAACATAGGCGGATACCACGCCGCCAAACTGCGTCGTTACCAAGAGATGATAGAACGTCACATCTCTCCCGAAATGCAGGCTGCCTATCAGGCAATAGCTGCCGCGGGAGGAGAAATGGACAGCGTGGATGCTTCCAAATTCCGCGTACTGAACATGCTGAACACGAAGTATTTCATCTTCCCCGCCGGACAGCAAGGACAAACCGCGCCCGTCCTCAATCCGTATGCCAACGGCAATGCCTGGTTTGTGAAGAACGTACAGTACGTGGACAACGCCAATCAGGAGATTGATGCGCTCAAGTCCATTCTGCCTGCCGAAACGGCTGTCGTTGATGTCCGTTTCAAGGATGTGCTGAAAGGAACTGCCGACGCTTACAAAGACAGCCTATCCACCATTCACCTGACAAGCTATGAGCCGAACCGCCTGGTGTATGAAACCGAAAATGCAGGAGACGGCATCGCCGTATTCTCCGAGATTTACTATCCGGACGGCTGGCAAGCGACCATCGACGGACAGGCTGCCGAACTGGGACGCGCGGACTACATACTGCGCACGATGTATGTCCCTGCCGGCAAACATACCATTGAAATGCGTTTTGACCCGAAGAGCCTGCATGTAACGGAAAGCATTGCCTACGGAGCATTGGCGCTGCTGGTTATCGGAATCATAGCGGCGGTACTGATTGCACGAAAGAAAGCGGCATAG
- the rbfA gene encoding 30S ribosome-binding factor RbfA has translation METTRQNKIARLLQKELSDIFLLQTKSMSGILISVSAVRISPDMSVARAYLSVFPSEKSEEIIKNINANMKSIRFELGTRVRHQLRIIPELKFFVDDSLDYLERIDELLK, from the coding sequence ATGGAGACTACCAGACAGAACAAAATAGCCCGCCTGCTCCAAAAGGAGTTAAGTGATATCTTCCTGTTGCAAACCAAATCTATGTCCGGCATACTGATTTCGGTCAGCGCCGTACGCATCAGTCCCGATATGAGCGTAGCACGCGCTTACCTCAGCGTCTTTCCTTCGGAAAAAAGCGAAGAAATCATCAAGAACATCAATGCGAACATGAAGTCCATCCGTTTTGAACTGGGCACCCGCGTACGCCACCAGCTACGTATTATTCCCGAACTGAAGTTCTTCGTGGACGACTCTTTGGATTATCTGGAAAGAATTGACGAATTACTGAAATAG
- a CDS encoding FtsX-like permease family protein translates to MNLPFFIARRYLFSKKKHNAINIISGISVCGVALATLALVCTLSVFNGFQDMVAGFFTAFDPELKITIREGKVFDPLESRIRQVRVLPEIDVWTETLEENAMVQYKDRQAMAVIKGVEDNFEQLTSIDSLLYGTGKFILNDSVVDYGFMGVELVSELGTGIQFVDPLRVYAPKRNVRVNIANPAAAFNQDYLFSPGAVFVVNQQKYDSRYILTPLSFARRLFNYDTEVSAIELKLKPGSNTDAVQKKMERILGDRFVVQNRYEQQADVFRIMEIEKLISYLFLTFILTIACFNVIGSLSMLILDKREDAETLRNLGADDRLIARIFLFEGRLISVFGAIAGIVLGLLLCFLQQRFGLISLGGGNGSFVVDAYPVSVHATDVILILITVIAVGFLSVWYPVRYLSKRLLKK, encoded by the coding sequence ATGAACCTTCCCTTCTTTATAGCCCGCCGCTACCTCTTCTCCAAGAAGAAGCACAACGCTATCAACATTATATCCGGCATCTCGGTGTGCGGAGTAGCCTTGGCTACATTGGCACTGGTATGTACACTGTCCGTATTCAACGGCTTTCAGGATATGGTGGCGGGATTCTTCACCGCTTTCGATCCGGAATTGAAAATTACTATCCGGGAAGGAAAAGTCTTTGACCCGCTCGAATCACGCATCCGGCAAGTGCGCGTTCTGCCCGAAATTGATGTCTGGACAGAAACACTGGAGGAGAACGCAATGGTGCAGTACAAAGACCGTCAGGCAATGGCCGTCATCAAAGGCGTAGAGGACAACTTTGAGCAACTGACCTCCATAGACAGCCTGCTGTACGGCACAGGAAAGTTCATATTGAATGATTCCGTCGTAGACTACGGCTTCATGGGAGTAGAATTGGTTTCCGAATTGGGTACGGGGATTCAATTTGTCGACCCGCTACGGGTCTATGCGCCCAAGAGGAATGTACGTGTAAATATTGCCAATCCGGCAGCTGCCTTCAACCAAGATTACCTGTTCTCACCGGGAGCTGTATTCGTTGTCAACCAGCAGAAATACGATTCGCGCTATATCCTCACGCCATTGAGCTTTGCACGACGGCTGTTCAACTACGACACAGAAGTCTCCGCCATCGAGCTGAAACTGAAACCCGGCAGCAACACCGACGCCGTACAAAAGAAAATGGAACGCATCCTGGGCGACCGCTTTGTTGTACAAAACCGCTATGAACAGCAAGCGGATGTATTCCGCATCATGGAGATCGAAAAACTCATCTCATATCTGTTCCTCACCTTTATCCTTACAATCGCCTGCTTCAACGTTATCGGTTCTCTTTCCATGCTGATACTGGACAAGCGTGAGGATGCGGAAACGCTGCGCAACCTGGGCGCCGATGACCGGCTGATTGCCCGCATCTTCCTTTTTGAGGGACGGTTGATTTCAGTGTTCGGAGCAATCGCCGGGATTGTGCTGGGGCTATTGCTGTGCTTCCTCCAACAGCGTTTCGGACTGATATCTCTGGGAGGCGGCAACGGCAGCTTTGTCGTGGACGCCTATCCGGTGAGCGTGCATGCAACGGATGTTATATTGATACTTATAACAGTTATTGCCGTAGGATTCCTTTCTGTATGGTATCCGGTGAGATACTTAAGCAAACGGCTGCTTAAAAAATAA
- a CDS encoding O-methyltransferase, with product MTLDEYILQHIDEEGDYLKALYRDTHLKLLYPRMASGHLQGRMLKMFVRMIRPRQVLEIGTYSGYSALCMAEGLPEGGMLHTFEINDEQEDFTRPWLENSPYADKIRFYIGNALELVPQMDITFDLAFIDGDKRRYVDYYEMVLARLSEGGYIIADNTLWDGHVLEEHPHRTDLQTIGIKTFNDLVAADNRVEKVILPLRDGLTIIRKK from the coding sequence ATGACATTAGACGAATACATCCTACAACACATTGACGAAGAAGGAGATTACCTGAAAGCCCTTTATCGTGACACGCACCTCAAGTTGCTTTACCCCCGTATGGCTTCGGGGCATTTGCAGGGGCGTATGCTTAAGATGTTTGTCAGGATGATACGCCCCCGTCAGGTGTTGGAGATTGGAACATATAGCGGGTATTCCGCGCTTTGTATGGCAGAGGGATTGCCGGAAGGCGGAATGTTGCACACATTTGAAATCAATGACGAGCAGGAAGACTTTACCCGTCCTTGGTTGGAGAACTCACCCTATGCGGATAAGATAAGGTTCTATATAGGCAATGCGCTGGAGCTTGTTCCCCAAATGGATATAACTTTCGACCTTGCTTTCATTGACGGCGATAAGCGCCGCTATGTAGATTATTATGAAATGGTGTTGGCACGCCTTTCGGAAGGTGGATATATCATTGCCGACAACACCTTATGGGACGGGCACGTGCTCGAAGAACATCCGCATCGTACGGACCTGCAAACAATCGGAATAAAAACATTCAATGATTTGGTTGCCGCGGACAATCGCGTGGAGAAGGTCATACTCCCTTTGCGGGACGGGCTGACGATTATCCGTAAGAAATAG
- the pyk gene encoding pyruvate kinase produces the protein MLLKQTKIVATISDQRCDVDFIKQLFDAGLNVVRMNTAHAGREGFEKLIANVRTVSNRIAILMDTKGPEVRTTVLAEPIPFKVGDRVKVVGNPDQQTTRECISVSYPNFVHDLNVGGHILIDDGDLELVVVDKNADYLLCEVQNEATLGNRKSVNVPGVRINLPSLTEKDRNNILYAIEKDIDFIAHSFVRNRQDILDIRAILDAHGSDIKIIAKIENQEGVDNIDEILEVADGVMIARGDLGIEVPQERIPGIQRVLIRKCILAKKPVIVATQMLHTMISNPRPTRAEVTDIANAIYYRTDALMLSGETAYGKYPVEAVKTMTKVAAQAEKDKLADNDIRIPLDENSNDVTAFLAKQAVKATTKLKIRAIITDSYSGRTARNLAAFRGKYPVLAICYKEKTMRHLALSYGVEAIYMPELANGQEYYFAALRRLLQEGRLHSTDMVGYLSSGKAGTQTSFLEINVVEDALKHAQDSVLPNSNRYL, from the coding sequence ATGCTATTAAAACAGACAAAGATCGTTGCAACGATTTCTGACCAACGTTGCGATGTTGATTTTATAAAACAGTTGTTCGACGCAGGTCTGAACGTAGTACGTATGAATACGGCCCATGCAGGTCGCGAAGGTTTTGAGAAACTGATAGCGAATGTGCGTACGGTTTCCAACCGCATTGCTATCCTTATGGATACGAAAGGGCCTGAGGTGCGTACGACGGTTCTTGCCGAGCCGATTCCTTTTAAGGTAGGCGATCGCGTAAAGGTGGTAGGCAATCCCGATCAGCAGACCACTCGCGAGTGCATCTCCGTTTCTTATCCCAACTTTGTGCACGATTTGAATGTCGGTGGGCATATCCTTATTGATGACGGTGATCTGGAACTGGTGGTAGTGGATAAGAATGCAGATTATCTGTTGTGTGAGGTGCAGAACGAGGCTACTTTAGGCAACCGTAAGAGTGTCAATGTGCCGGGGGTACGCATCAACTTACCCTCGTTGACGGAAAAGGACCGTAATAATATCCTCTACGCTATTGAGAAAGATATAGATTTCATTGCCCACTCTTTTGTGCGTAACAGACAAGACATTCTTGATATACGGGCTATTTTGGATGCCCATGGCAGTGACATTAAAATCATTGCCAAGATTGAGAACCAGGAAGGTGTGGACAATATTGATGAGATTCTTGAAGTTGCCGATGGCGTAATGATTGCTCGCGGTGACTTGGGTATTGAGGTTCCGCAGGAACGTATTCCGGGTATCCAGCGCGTCCTGATCCGTAAATGCATTTTAGCAAAGAAACCGGTGATTGTTGCCACGCAGATGCTTCATACCATGATTTCCAATCCGCGTCCCACACGTGCGGAAGTTACGGATATCGCCAACGCTATCTACTACCGTACGGATGCATTGATGCTAAGCGGTGAAACAGCCTACGGTAAATATCCGGTTGAAGCCGTTAAAACCATGACGAAAGTGGCCGCACAGGCTGAAAAGGATAAGCTGGCAGATAATGACATCCGTATTCCTTTGGATGAGAACAGTAACGATGTAACGGCTTTCCTTGCCAAACAGGCAGTAAAGGCCACTACAAAATTAAAGATCCGCGCTATCATCACCGATAGTTATAGTGGTCGTACAGCCCGCAACCTTGCTGCATTTCGTGGCAAATATCCGGTGCTTGCCATTTGTTATAAGGAGAAGACAATGCGGCATTTGGCATTGTCATATGGTGTAGAGGCCATTTATATGCCCGAACTTGCCAATGGGCAGGAATATTATTTCGCTGCTCTTCGCCGACTGCTTCAAGAGGGACGTCTGCATTCCACTGATATGGTGGGCTACCTGAGCAGCGGTAAGGCCGGTACGCAAACTTCTTTCCTTGAGATCAACGTGGTAGAAGATGCCCTGAAGCATGCCCAAGACAGCGTACTGCCCAACAGTAACAGATACTTGTAA
- the aroQ gene encoding type II 3-dehydroquinate dehydratase yields MRIQIINGPNINLLGKREPSIYGSVTFEDCLAELRKRYADVQIDYFQSNIEGELIDKIQQVGFDVDGIILNAGAYTHTSIALQDAIRSVTSPVIEVHISNVHTREEFRHVSMIACACRGVICGFGLDSYRLALEALKEL; encoded by the coding sequence ATGAGGATACAAATTATTAACGGCCCCAATATAAATCTGTTGGGAAAGCGTGAACCTTCCATTTATGGCAGCGTTACATTTGAAGACTGCCTTGCCGAACTCCGTAAAAGGTATGCGGATGTACAGATAGACTACTTCCAATCCAACATTGAAGGGGAGTTGATCGACAAGATACAACAAGTAGGTTTTGATGTTGACGGCATTATTCTGAATGCGGGTGCTTACACCCATACGTCCATTGCCTTGCAAGATGCGATCCGTTCGGTCACTTCTCCGGTGATTGAGGTTCATATCTCGAATGTGCATACTCGTGAGGAGTTCCGTCACGTATCCATGATAGCTTGCGCCTGCCGGGGTGTTATTTGCGGTTTCGGGCTGGACTCCTATCGTCTGGCGCTGGAGGCTTTAAAGGAATTATGA
- the xerD gene encoding site-specific tyrosine recombinase XerD gives MKVKEKLTNKEKQALIIRKYQQYLKLEKSLASNTFDAYMTDLQKLLHFLEGENIEVGNVTPDDLQRFAAGLHDIGIHPRSQARILSGIKSFFHFLTVADYLETDPSELLEGPKIGFKIPEVLTVEEIDRIISAVDMDKKEGQRNRAILETLYSCGLRVSELCNLKLSDLYFEEGFIKVEGKGSKQRLVPISPRAIKEIKYWLTDRNLGKIKKGYEDYVFLARWGNNISRIMVFHMIKELAEKTGITKNISPHTFRHSFATHLLEGGANLRAIQCMLGHESIATTEIYTHIDRNMLRSEIIEHHPRNIKYRKERGIY, from the coding sequence ATGAAAGTAAAAGAGAAATTAACGAATAAGGAAAAACAAGCGTTGATAATCAGGAAGTACCAACAATATCTCAAACTGGAAAAATCGCTTGCGTCCAACACATTCGACGCCTATATGACGGACTTACAGAAACTTCTGCACTTTCTGGAGGGAGAGAATATAGAGGTGGGCAACGTTACGCCGGATGATTTGCAACGTTTTGCAGCAGGCCTCCACGACATCGGCATCCATCCCCGTTCGCAAGCCCGCATACTCTCCGGCATCAAATCCTTTTTCCACTTCCTTACCGTTGCCGACTATTTGGAAACCGATCCAAGCGAGTTGTTGGAAGGCCCCAAAATAGGCTTCAAGATTCCGGAAGTACTCACCGTAGAAGAAATTGACAGAATCATCTCTGCCGTAGACATGGACAAGAAGGAAGGACAACGCAACCGGGCCATTCTGGAGACACTGTACAGTTGCGGGCTACGTGTCTCGGAGTTGTGCAACCTGAAACTCTCCGACCTCTACTTTGAAGAAGGATTCATTAAAGTGGAAGGCAAAGGCAGCAAGCAGCGCTTAGTCCCTATTTCACCACGCGCAATCAAGGAAATAAAATATTGGCTCACAGACCGCAACCTGGGAAAAATCAAAAAAGGTTATGAAGACTACGTATTTCTGGCACGATGGGGAAACAACATCTCCCGCATCATGGTGTTTCACATGATTAAAGAGCTGGCAGAGAAAACCGGTATCACCAAAAACATCAGCCCGCACACATTCCGCCACTCCTTTGCCACCCACCTGCTGGAAGGCGGCGCCAACCTACGAGCCATTCAATGCATGCTGGGGCATGAGTCCATTGCCACCACAGAAATCTATACACATATCGACCGAAACATGCTCCGGAGTGAAATTATCGAACACCATCCGCGTAACATTAAATACCGAAAAGAACGCGGAATTTATTAA